In Thermodesulfobacteriota bacterium, the following are encoded in one genomic region:
- a CDS encoding CpaF family protein gives MDRSIRIRLHQAVLSRLDARKTGLALTEDIDRCKRRAEEILQQEMSGGTLAPAEKEFLRREILDEIFSYGPITSLLDDPSITEIMVNGGDSIYVEREGKLVPHDKTFLSEDSLRIAIDRMVSRVNRRLDESSPYVDARLPDGSRINAIIPPVSLTGACLTIRKFRKEAFSLDELVTIGSLTQESSEYLRNAVRQRRNIIVSGGTGSGKTTLLNALSGVVPEEERIVTIEDSAELRLQKPHVVRLESRPPNIEGGGAVTIRDLVRNSLRMRPDRIIVGECRGGEALDMLQAMNTGHDGSITTGHANTPRDMLRRLETM, from the coding sequence ATGGACCGGTCCATCCGGATCAGGCTGCATCAGGCCGTGCTGTCCCGGCTCGACGCCCGCAAGACGGGACTGGCGTTGACCGAGGACATCGATAGGTGCAAACGCCGCGCGGAAGAGATCCTGCAGCAGGAGATGTCCGGGGGAACCCTTGCGCCTGCGGAAAAGGAATTCCTCCGGAGGGAGATCCTGGACGAGATCTTCTCCTACGGGCCGATCACTTCCCTCCTGGACGATCCGTCGATCACCGAAATCATGGTGAACGGCGGGGACTCCATTTACGTGGAGCGCGAGGGAAAGCTCGTCCCCCACGACAAGACGTTCCTTTCCGAGGATTCCCTGAGGATCGCCATCGACCGGATGGTTTCGAGGGTGAACCGTCGCCTCGACGAATCCTCTCCTTACGTGGACGCGCGTCTTCCGGACGGATCGAGGATCAACGCGATCATCCCGCCGGTCAGCCTGACCGGCGCCTGCCTGACGATCCGGAAGTTTCGGAAAGAGGCGTTTTCCCTCGACGAACTCGTGACGATCGGCTCCCTGACGCAGGAATCGTCCGAATACCTCCGCAACGCGGTCCGGCAGAGGAGGAACATCATCGTTTCCGGCGGCACCGGCTCCGGCAAGACCACTCTATTGAACGCGCTGTCCGGCGTCGTCCCGGAAGAGGAGCGGATCGTCACCATAGAGGATTCCGCCGAGCTCCGCCTCCAGAAGCCCCATGTCGTCCGGCTGGAATCCAGGCCGCCGAACATCGAGGGGGGCGGAGCGGTGACGATCCGGGACCTCGTGCGGAACTCCCTCCGGATGCGTCCCGACCGAATCATCGTCGGGGAGTGCCGGGGTGGAGAGGCGCTCGACATGCTGCAGGCGATGAACACGGGACACGACGGCTCCATTACGACGGGTCACGCCAACACCCCGAGGGACATGCTTCGCAGGCTCGAAACGATGG
- a CDS encoding pilus assembly protein N-terminal domain-containing protein: protein MKKILLALAFALAFLPFPAHRESRGEEFVRLLPGFQKILDRKGVSRLSVGNPEIIEAQPLPKGDGILLVGKKEGETDLVLWEKGIRKEWRVEVGSRKNSWAEEIRQFAGSFPGLTVTEAGGAVIVGGTVATSREKRVLEDFARSRPGIHLQVSLPEEKKTLLDYDLKIIEIGRGESAKLGVQWPESIPFKTTFATSSGSGKTVSLGTEFDASLNLLLAHGKARILTNPRLACESGEEASFLAGGEIPIVIITPETRKVEWKTYGIILKIHPTMAPEGKIRTSVTAEVSSVDHASGSADVPAFLTRRVSTHFSTSPGETVMLSGLVKNEMAKDISKVPLLGQIPVLGELFKSRSFRENLTELAIFITPKEVAGGSAPEVAEWEKKSAMQRDAVRFRLLD, encoded by the coding sequence ATGAAAAAGATCCTCCTTGCGCTGGCTTTCGCCCTTGCATTCCTCCCTTTTCCCGCACACCGGGAATCCCGCGGGGAGGAGTTCGTCCGGCTCCTGCCCGGTTTCCAGAAGATCCTCGACCGAAAGGGGGTTTCCCGGCTTTCTGTGGGGAACCCGGAGATCATCGAGGCCCAGCCGTTGCCGAAGGGCGATGGGATCCTCCTTGTCGGGAAAAAGGAAGGGGAAACCGATCTGGTCCTCTGGGAAAAGGGGATCCGGAAGGAGTGGCGGGTCGAGGTCGGATCGAGGAAAAACAGCTGGGCGGAGGAAATCCGGCAGTTTGCCGGATCCTTCCCCGGTCTGACCGTAACCGAGGCCGGGGGCGCCGTGATCGTCGGCGGAACAGTCGCCACTTCCCGGGAAAAAAGGGTGCTTGAGGATTTCGCCCGGTCGCGTCCGGGGATCCACCTCCAGGTGTCTCTCCCGGAGGAGAAAAAGACGCTGCTCGACTACGACCTGAAGATCATCGAGATCGGCAGGGGGGAATCCGCGAAGCTGGGCGTCCAGTGGCCGGAATCCATCCCGTTCAAGACCACCTTCGCCACGTCTTCGGGTTCCGGCAAGACGGTCTCCCTGGGAACCGAATTCGACGCGAGCCTGAACCTTCTCCTGGCGCACGGGAAGGCACGGATCCTCACGAACCCCCGTCTGGCGTGCGAAAGCGGAGAGGAAGCGTCGTTCCTCGCCGGCGGAGAGATCCCGATCGTGATCATCACCCCCGAAACACGCAAGGTGGAGTGGAAAACGTACGGGATCATCCTGAAGATCCACCCGACCATGGCCCCGGAAGGAAAGATCCGGACGAGCGTGACCGCGGAGGTCAGCTCGGTGGATCATGCCAGCGGAAGCGCCGATGTCCCCGCCTTTCTTACCCGCCGTGTATCCACGCACTTCTCCACATCTCCGGGTGAAACCGTGATGCTTTCCGGGCTGGTCAAGAACGAGATGGCGAAGGACATCTCGAAGGTGCCGCTGCTGGGGCAGATCCCGGTCCTCGGCGAGCTGTTCAAATCGAGAAGCTTCCGGGAAAACCTGACGGAGCTGGCAATCTTCATCACTCCGAAGGAAGTTGCGGGAGGGTCCGCTCCGGAAGTCGCGGAATGGGAAAAGAAATCCGCCATGCAGAGGGATGCCGTGCGATTCCGACTGCTGGATTGA
- the cpaB gene encoding Flp pilus assembly protein CpaB has translation MEMLPLAAGILLTGIALAAAGKRISAVESSIRRQAHPVEIVVAAVPIAAGTEFSRETIAKKPVPASGVGKRNVPAKDFELLIGAKAKYPIDPGEPVLWTDVEEPYETDAFSSLVSVGRRALTVTVDTASSFSGMLRPGDRVDLLAEAQDSRVPSWIPDIPVISVDRHTNRLAGQADAAEAETVTLMVTPGEGIGIARASASGKLHWFLRNPADNGAVVRDRRRSNTGVSPVEVWKGGIRILTPVPQVGSPSGSPS, from the coding sequence ATGGAGATGCTCCCGCTCGCCGCCGGGATCCTCCTGACCGGCATTGCGCTCGCGGCGGCGGGAAAGAGGATCTCCGCGGTGGAATCCTCCATCCGCCGGCAGGCGCACCCTGTGGAAATCGTCGTCGCGGCGGTCCCGATCGCCGCCGGAACGGAATTCTCGCGGGAGACCATCGCGAAGAAACCGGTCCCGGCCTCCGGCGTGGGGAAACGGAATGTCCCGGCAAAGGATTTCGAGCTTCTCATCGGCGCAAAGGCGAAGTACCCGATCGATCCCGGCGAGCCCGTATTGTGGACGGACGTCGAGGAACCGTACGAGACGGATGCGTTCTCGAGCCTGGTATCCGTCGGAAGAAGGGCGCTGACGGTCACCGTCGATACGGCCTCGTCCTTCTCCGGGATGCTGCGTCCCGGGGACCGGGTGGACCTTCTCGCGGAGGCGCAGGATTCCCGGGTCCCTTCGTGGATACCGGACATCCCCGTGATCTCCGTGGACCGACACACAAACCGCCTGGCCGGCCAGGCCGATGCGGCGGAGGCGGAAACGGTCACCCTGATGGTCACTCCCGGGGAAGGGATCGGCATCGCCAGGGCGTCGGCGTCCGGCAAGCTGCACTGGTTCCTCAGGAACCCGGCCGACAACGGCGCGGTGGTCCGGGACCGTCGTCGGAGTAACACGGGGGTCTCCCCCGTTGAGGTATGGAAAGGCGGCATCCGGATTCTCACGCCGGTTCCCCAGGTCGGATCTCCGTCAGGATCTCCGTCATGA
- a CDS encoding sigma 54-interacting transcriptional regulator codes for MIQADPGARLSVSITDGMTVEVRLGLKEVRIGRGPEADLQLPDRSVSRLHARIYRVGNRYFLADLGSRNGTHVDGKPVTQLPLDDGHTFQIGPYRIHFLRPDASSSLCEEPTVAPGPIAALPVSAPPSASGRPPVSHTPVDAPFGLVGGSSPIRKLIETVRRVGASDAAVLIEGETGSGKELVARGLHDASDRADRPFIVVNCGAISPELIESELFGHEKGAFTGATSQRKGAFELAHNGTIFLDEIGELPYSLQPKLLRALEQREIKRVGGNETLSADARVLAATNRNLKAEVAKKEFREDLYFRVGAITVAVPPLRERREDIAALARHFLTALGARSPRPMPSLSPEALDALISHDWPGNVRELRNAIQRAVVMGEGAELRAGDFAFLRDGAADASADGAPDGLTRWEQAERTNILAELARQGGNKTRTARSLGIAKSTLFEKLKKFGINAQESDR; via the coding sequence ATGATCCAGGCCGATCCGGGAGCGAGATTGTCCGTATCCATCACCGACGGAATGACGGTGGAAGTCCGGCTCGGGCTGAAGGAGGTCCGCATCGGCCGGGGTCCCGAAGCCGACCTGCAGCTTCCCGACCGCTCCGTCTCCCGGCTCCACGCGCGGATCTACCGCGTCGGGAACCGGTATTTCCTCGCCGACCTGGGGAGCCGCAACGGCACGCACGTGGACGGCAAGCCGGTGACGCAGCTCCCGCTGGACGACGGGCACACCTTCCAGATCGGTCCGTACCGGATCCATTTCTTGAGGCCGGATGCCTCCTCCTCCTTATGCGAGGAGCCCACCGTCGCCCCGGGCCCCATCGCCGCCCTTCCCGTTTCCGCGCCGCCCTCCGCCTCCGGCCGTCCCCCCGTTTCCCATACGCCCGTCGACGCCCCCTTCGGCCTCGTCGGAGGCAGCTCCCCCATCCGGAAGCTGATCGAGACGGTGCGCCGGGTGGGTGCGTCCGATGCGGCGGTCCTCATCGAGGGGGAGACCGGCAGCGGGAAGGAGCTCGTCGCTCGCGGGCTGCACGACGCCTCCGACCGCGCCGACCGCCCCTTCATCGTCGTCAACTGCGGGGCGATCTCCCCCGAGCTGATCGAGAGCGAGCTGTTCGGCCACGAGAAGGGGGCGTTCACCGGCGCGACGTCGCAGCGGAAAGGCGCCTTCGAACTGGCCCACAACGGCACCATCTTCCTCGACGAGATCGGGGAGCTCCCCTACTCCCTCCAGCCGAAGCTGCTGCGCGCTCTGGAGCAGCGGGAGATCAAGCGGGTCGGCGGGAACGAGACGCTCTCGGCCGATGCCCGGGTGCTTGCAGCGACCAACCGCAACCTCAAAGCCGAGGTGGCGAAGAAGGAGTTCCGGGAGGACCTCTATTTCCGCGTGGGCGCCATCACCGTCGCGGTGCCGCCGCTGCGCGAGCGGAGGGAGGACATCGCCGCCCTCGCCCGGCATTTCCTTACCGCGCTGGGCGCGCGTTCGCCCCGCCCCATGCCGTCGCTCTCCCCCGAGGCGCTCGACGCCCTCATCTCCCACGACTGGCCCGGCAACGTGCGGGAGCTGCGCAACGCGATCCAGCGGGCGGTGGTCATGGGGGAAGGGGCGGAGCTGCGCGCGGGTGACTTCGCCTTCCTGCGAGACGGCGCTGCGGACGCCTCCGCCGACGGCGCGCCCGATGGGCTTACCCGCTGGGAGCAGGCCGAGCGCACCAATATCCTTGCGGAGTTGGCCCGCCAGGGCGGGAACAAGACCCGCACGGCGCGGTCGCTGGGAATCGCCAAGTCCACGCTGTTCGAGAAGCTCAAGAAGTTCGGGATCAACGCCCAGGAGTCAGACCGGTAA
- the gspK gene encoding type II secretion system minor pseudopilin GspK has protein sequence MRRRRDGERGVALLVTLLVLVLVVALANEIFRLGARAAQTSAYGRDSIRCALLAEAGTAAAVIALREDAKDSQIDTLDEFWSRAVPPIELGDGAVRITVEDEERKINLNQLVSSSGTNPHDRWFPVFQRFLSGMGIDPSLAEAFVDWLDNDDAPRAGGAETVYYMSLPNPYEAKNDLFDSVEEILLVRGVTREIYDKIRPFVTVSTSTSAGTSTGTGKVNINTAPVEVLTALSAGMDAAIDNAAAAQLIAYRTEKPFEKTSDIKNVSTFFSDLYTRNRTRMEELITVSSSTFHVRSAGEVGSTVRTIDAIGRRSGNDVKWRSWRLE, from the coding sequence ATGAGGCGGCGGCGCGACGGCGAGCGGGGGGTCGCCCTCCTCGTCACCCTCCTGGTCCTGGTCCTCGTGGTGGCGCTTGCCAACGAGATCTTCCGCCTGGGCGCCCGCGCGGCGCAGACCAGCGCCTACGGCAGGGACTCGATCCGCTGCGCGCTGCTCGCGGAGGCGGGGACCGCGGCCGCCGTCATCGCCCTGCGCGAGGACGCGAAGGACAGTCAGATCGACACGCTGGACGAGTTCTGGTCGCGGGCGGTCCCCCCCATCGAGCTGGGCGACGGCGCGGTCCGCATCACGGTGGAGGACGAGGAGCGGAAGATCAACCTCAACCAGCTAGTGTCGTCGAGCGGGACCAACCCGCACGATCGGTGGTTCCCCGTGTTTCAGCGCTTCCTCTCCGGGATGGGGATCGATCCCTCACTCGCGGAAGCATTCGTCGATTGGCTGGACAACGACGACGCCCCGCGCGCCGGCGGCGCGGAGACCGTCTATTACATGTCGCTTCCCAACCCGTACGAGGCAAAAAACGACCTGTTCGACTCGGTGGAGGAGATCCTTCTCGTCCGGGGAGTCACGCGGGAAATCTACGACAAGATCCGCCCCTTCGTGACGGTCAGCACATCTACCTCCGCCGGTACATCTACCGGTACCGGCAAGGTGAACATCAACACCGCCCCGGTGGAGGTGCTGACCGCGCTGTCTGCCGGAATGGACGCGGCCATCGACAACGCGGCGGCGGCGCAGCTAATCGCGTATCGGACGGAGAAACCGTTCGAAAAGACTTCCGATATTAAAAACGTGTCCACCTTTTTCAGCGACCTCTATACCCGGAACCGCACCCGCATGGAGGAGCTCATCACCGTCAGTTCGAGCACGTTCCACGTCCGCTCGGCAGGGGAGGTCGGAAGCACGGTCCGCACGATCGACGCCATCGGACGGCGCAGCGGAAATGATGTAAAATGGCGCTCTTGGCGCCTCGAATAG